One part of the Symphalangus syndactylus isolate Jambi chromosome 1, NHGRI_mSymSyn1-v2.1_pri, whole genome shotgun sequence genome encodes these proteins:
- the ALDH3B2 gene encoding aldehyde dehydrogenase family 3 member B2: MSKKGSGGAAKDPGAETTPGMDHFEDTLRRLREAFNSGLTRPAEFRAAQLQGLGRFLQENKQLLCDVLAQDLHKSAFEADVSELILCQNEVDYALKNLQAWMKDEPRSTNLFTKLDSVFIRKEPFGLVLIIAPWNYPMNLTLVPLVGALAAGNCVVLKPSEISQGTEKVLAEVLPQYLDQSCFAVVLGGPQETGQLLEHKFDYIFFTGSPRVGKIVMTAAAKHLTPVTLELGGKNPCYVDNNCDPQTVANRVAWFRYFNAGQTCVAPDYVLCSPEMQERLLPALQSTITRFYGDDPQSSPNLGRIINQKQFQRLRALLGCGRVAIGGQSDESDRYIAPTVLVDVQETEPVMQEEIFGPILPIVNVRSVDEAIEFINRREKSLALYAFSNSSQVVNQMLERTSSGSFGGNEGFTYTTLLSVPFGGVGHSGMGQYHGKFTFDTFSHHRTCLLAPSGLEKLKEIRYPPYTDWNQQLLSWGMGSQSCTLL, translated from the exons ATGTCCAAGAAAGGGAGTGGAGGTGCAGCGAAGGACCCAGGGGCAGAGACCACGCCTGG GATGGACCACTTCGAGGACACGCTGCGGCGGCTGCGTGAGGCCTTCAACTCAGGGCTCACTCGGCCGGCTGAGTTCCGGGCTGCGCAGCTCCAGGGCCTGGGCCGCTTCCTTCAAGAAAACAAGCAGCTTCTGTGCGACGTGCTGGCCCAGGACCTACATAAG TCAGCTTTCGAGGCAGACGTATCTGAGCTCATCCTTTGCCAGAACGAGGTCGACTATGCTCTCAAGAACCTGCAGGCCTGGATGAAGGACGAGCCGCGGTCCACGAACCTG TTCACGAAGCTGGACTCGGTCTTCATCCGGAAGGAACCCTTTGGCCTGGTCCTCATCATCGCACCCTGGAACTACCCCATGAACCTGACCCTGGTGCCCCTAGTGGGCGCCCTCGCTGCAG GGAATTGTGTGGTGCTGAAGCCGTCAGAAATCAGCCAGGGCACAGAGAAGGTCCTGGCTGAGGTGCTGCCCCAGTACCTGGATCAG AGCTGCTTTGCCGTGGTGCTGGGTGGACCCCAGGAGACAGGGCAGCTGCTGGAGCACAAGTTCGACTACATCTTCTTCACGG GGAGCCCTCGTGTGGGCAAGATTGTCATGACTGCTGCCGCCAAGCACCTGACACCTGTCACCCTGGAGCTGGGGGGCAAGAACCCTTGCTACGTGGACAACAACTGCGACCCCCAGACCGTGGCCAACCGTGTGGCCTGGTTCCGCTACTTCAACGCTGGCCAGACCTGTGTGGCCCCCGACTACGTCCTGTGCAGCCCCGAGATGCAGGAGAGGCTGCTGCCCGCCCTGCAGAGCACCATCACCCGTTTCTATGGCGACGACCCCCAGAGTTCCCCAAACCTGGGCCGCATCATCAACCAGAAACAATTCCAGCGGCTGCGGGCGTTGCTGGGCTGCGGCCGGGTGGCCATTGGGGGCCAGAGTGACGAGAGCGATCGCTACATCG CCCCCACGGTGCTGGTGGATGTGCAGGAGACGGAGCCTGTGATGCAGGAGGAGATCTTCGGGCCCATCCTGCCCATCGTGAACGTGCGGAGCGTGGACGAGGCCATCGAGTTCATCAACCGGCGGGAGAAGTCCCTGGCCCTGTACGCCTTCTCCAACAGCAGCCAG GTTGTGAACCAGATGCTGGAGCGGACCAGCAGCGGCAGCTTTGGAGGCAACGAGGGCTTCACCTACACGACTCTGCTGTCCGTGCCGTTCGGGGGAGTCG GCCACAGTGGGATGGGCCAGTACCATGGCAAGTTCACCTTCGACACCTTCTCCCACCACCGCACCTGCCTGCTCGCCCCCTCCGGCCTGGAGAAGTTAAAGGAGATCCGCTACCCGCCCTATACCGACTGGAACCAGCAGCTGTTAAGCTGGGGCATGGGCTCCCAGAGCTGCACCCTCCTGTGA